In Zingiber officinale cultivar Zhangliang chromosome 6A, Zo_v1.1, whole genome shotgun sequence, a single genomic region encodes these proteins:
- the LOC121994778 gene encoding F-box/kelch-repeat protein At3g61590-like, whose product MAPHKPLFFRFCFHDCAFLGHLYDPCFVQWYNFDFPRLEKSIWHTSSSGGLVCLMNTNDGDRLLVGNPIKRDWKLLPRVPGGSSPQFNALALSFDRLMRDYTMVSSSMDLVAPIAVLLVAAAVTLRTEASIHAYDLEPFREVGNALLLSGGSEGIVASRLDALGPLRIGDGRAYIK is encoded by the exons ATGGCGCCACACAAACCCTTGTTCTTCAGGTTCTGCTTTCACGACTGTGCCTTCTTGGGCCACCTGTACGACCCTTGCTTCGTCCAATGGTATAACTTCGACTTCCCCCGCTTAGAAAAGAGCATCTGGCACACGTCCTCCTCCGGTGGCCTGGTTTGCTTGATGAACACCAATGACGGAGATCGCTTATTGGTCGGCAATCCCATCAAGAGAGACTGGAAGTTGCTTCCTCGAGTCCCCGGTGGCTCCTCCCCCCAGTTCAACGCGCTCGCCTTGTCGTTCGACCGCCTCATGCGCGACTACACCATGGTCTCCTCGT CTATGGATCTGGTGGCCCCAATCGCCGTGCTCCTCGTCGCTGCAGCGGTGACCTTGAGGACGGAGGCCTCGATCCACGCCTACGACCTCGAGCCCTTCAGGGAGGTAGGGAACGCGCTCCTCCTCTCCGGCGGCAGCGAGGGCATCGTCGCGTCCCGCCTCGACGCCCTTGGTCCCCTACGGATCGGAGATGGTCGGGCTTACATCAAGTAA